In Carnobacterium sp. CP1, the following are encoded in one genomic region:
- a CDS encoding DUF2207 domain-containing protein: MNKRVRRLLGIGVAFLFSMTFGETVFAENELSDMTIEVELQEDGSGIVTEHRKMIMDDGTELYIVLDDLQDSALLDFSVAGFQEVKDWDADASLEEKTGHYGTVETGSGLELIWGIGEYGENEYEVSYTLSNLVRELEDGQALLWNFDTFSDIPAENLTVEITGFEPFTEENVRFWGFGFDGGLQLEGDTVVWRAEEEVDSSKDVTALLQFPKGLFNTQASVDMTLEEQREMAMDGSAYNDEASSNTVPIVIISLLAVAGGGSVVLGTKYYKNLKKAKEEAGQMRSGAQRIKENSEVFLEEVPYHGEDFAGIAYLLQDIQKGYFEDYFSAYVLKWLSEERILIHTTEDKTLFGDDFDTEIEIIHFEEERARYPQSFTDFVDKIETNHKGSYETGLWLMLLDASNSRGFIEDDKMKKWAKKHAKEVETFADYLIDYSKEYLEKENLISFKEIEVWGTKHEVAIASPEGDKLFDRLVQFDNYLEEIELDGFADNTNPFSFEEFLFWNTLYFKSEEITKEFKEMIPNPNNVSGENNFIYYYWYWNGMTGFRKNWSTGLASGGFHSSTSSAVSGTGGSTSFGGGAGAGGGGGGGAR; encoded by the coding sequence ATGAATAAAAGAGTAAGAAGGTTGTTGGGTATTGGAGTTGCTTTTCTGTTTAGTATGACTTTTGGTGAAACGGTTTTTGCGGAAAATGAACTATCGGATATGACCATTGAAGTTGAGTTGCAAGAAGACGGATCTGGGATTGTCACAGAACATAGAAAAATGATTATGGACGATGGTACCGAATTGTATATTGTACTGGATGATCTGCAGGATTCTGCATTGCTTGATTTTTCAGTAGCTGGTTTTCAAGAGGTGAAAGATTGGGATGCAGATGCTTCATTAGAGGAAAAGACTGGTCACTATGGCACTGTAGAAACGGGTAGCGGATTAGAGCTTATCTGGGGTATTGGCGAATATGGAGAAAATGAATACGAAGTGTCTTATACCCTATCAAATTTAGTTCGTGAATTGGAAGATGGGCAGGCATTGCTATGGAATTTTGATACCTTTTCTGATATTCCAGCAGAAAATTTGACCGTTGAAATTACGGGGTTTGAACCCTTTACAGAAGAAAATGTCCGCTTTTGGGGATTTGGTTTTGATGGGGGTCTCCAATTAGAAGGCGATACGGTCGTTTGGAGAGCAGAGGAAGAAGTAGACAGCAGTAAAGATGTAACGGCGCTGCTCCAATTTCCCAAAGGATTATTTAATACACAAGCCAGTGTAGATATGACTTTGGAAGAACAGCGCGAAATGGCCATGGATGGCTCAGCTTATAATGACGAGGCTTCTTCTAATACGGTTCCGATAGTTATTATTTCTCTATTAGCGGTTGCTGGCGGAGGAAGTGTTGTTTTGGGAACCAAGTATTACAAGAACTTAAAAAAAGCGAAAGAAGAAGCTGGGCAAATGCGTTCAGGAGCACAGAGGATCAAAGAGAATAGTGAGGTGTTTTTAGAAGAAGTTCCGTATCATGGCGAAGATTTTGCAGGAATTGCCTATTTGCTGCAAGACATTCAAAAGGGGTATTTCGAAGATTACTTCTCAGCTTATGTGCTGAAATGGTTATCAGAAGAACGGATCCTTATCCATACTACCGAAGATAAAACTTTGTTTGGGGATGATTTTGATACAGAAATAGAAATTATTCATTTTGAAGAAGAGCGTGCACGTTATCCTCAATCGTTTACTGATTTTGTGGATAAAATAGAGACGAATCATAAAGGAAGTTATGAGACCGGATTGTGGCTCATGTTATTGGATGCTTCAAACAGTAGAGGTTTCATTGAAGATGATAAAATGAAGAAATGGGCAAAAAAACATGCCAAAGAAGTAGAAACCTTTGCAGATTATTTGATCGATTACTCAAAAGAGTATCTAGAAAAAGAAAACCTCATTTCATTTAAAGAAATCGAAGTATGGGGGACGAAACATGAGGTGGCTATTGCTAGTCCTGAAGGCGACAAGTTGTTTGATCGTCTAGTTCAATTTGATAATTATTTAGAAGAAATCGAATTAGACGGTTTTGCTGACAACACCAATCCTTTCTCTTTTGAAGAATTTTTATTCTGGAATACTTTGTACTTTAAAAGTGAGGAAATAACAAAGGAATTCAAGGAAATGATCCCAAATCCGAATAATGTCTCTGGAGAGAATAACTTTATCTATTATTACTGGTATTGGAACGGTATGACAGGATTCAGAAAAAATTGGTCCACTGGATTAGCTAGCGGTGGGTTCCATTCAAGTACTTCATCAGCAGTATCCGGAACAGGAGGCTCAACTTCATTTGGTGGAGGAGCAGGTGCCGGTGGTGGAGGCGGCGGAGGGGCTCGGTAA
- a CDS encoding GIY-YIG nuclease family protein, producing the protein MNRFTEEVITQLGYYIYVLVNPINHTVFYIGKGTRNRVFAHEQDYLKVDFSNDLVENKKLNEIKNIHSIGMEVEKYILTFGLSEDEAFHVENAVINFCKLIDDQNLNVKKLTNIMSGHRSDSQKEALQTFGRVELLQDALSPKPVDINQLSHHKIMFVKINPTKDRSDSNRDLKAEEMYNPESKALKKRTLGNWVMSLDKASNIEYILGVYPGSGMIVSAFKIIKDSPRYKAIQGETTSGRKQIRYDFYQYAEPVLEIDGVQLSPDHIKLTGYQYVDSNGVPCNIQSERVYIGFD; encoded by the coding sequence ATGAATCGTTTTACAGAAGAAGTGATTACTCAGCTGGGTTATTATATTTATGTGTTAGTTAATCCTATTAACCATACAGTTTTTTATATTGGTAAAGGAACTAGGAACAGGGTATTTGCTCATGAACAAGATTATCTAAAAGTTGACTTCTCTAATGACCTTGTGGAAAATAAAAAATTAAATGAAATAAAGAATATTCACTCAATTGGTATGGAAGTTGAGAAGTATATTTTGACTTTTGGATTAAGTGAAGATGAAGCTTTCCACGTAGAAAATGCGGTTATTAATTTTTGTAAACTAATTGATGATCAAAATCTTAACGTTAAAAAACTGACCAATATTATGAGTGGACATCGTTCTGATAGTCAAAAGGAAGCACTACAAACATTTGGAAGAGTGGAGCTATTGCAAGATGCACTTAGTCCAAAACCTGTTGATATCAATCAACTAAGTCATCATAAAATTATGTTTGTAAAAATCAATCCTACAAAAGATAGATCTGATTCTAATCGAGATTTAAAAGCTGAAGAAATGTATAATCCCGAATCCAAAGCCTTGAAAAAAAGAACTTTAGGTAATTGGGTAATGAGTTTAGATAAAGCAAGCAATATAGAATATATTCTAGGGGTCTACCCAGGAAGCGGCATGATCGTAAGTGCTTTTAAAATCATTAAGGATAGCCCTAGATACAAAGCAATCCAAGGAGAAACTACATCTGGAAGAAAGCAAATAAGATATGATTTTTACCAGTATGCCGAACCAGTCCTAGAAATAGATGGGGTTCAACTTTCCCCCGATCATATCAAACTGACAGGCTATCAATACGTTGATAGCAATGGAGTACCTTGTAATATTCAAAGTGAAAGAGTATATATAGGATTTGATTAG
- a CDS encoding uracil-DNA glycosylase family protein, producing MKNGLDAIYDESTKILILGSAPSVKSLGLQQYYANKGNQFWKIISECLNTTDPIDYEKRLELLL from the coding sequence ATGAAGAATGGCTTAGATGCAATCTATGATGAAAGTACCAAAATCTTAATACTTGGAAGCGCTCCAAGTGTGAAGTCATTAGGATTGCAACAATACTATGCAAATAAAGGTAACCAATTTTGGAAAATTATTTCTGAGTGCCTAAACACTACTGATCCAATCGACTATGAAAAACGGTTGGAACTACTGTTATAA
- a CDS encoding RDD family protein, which translates to MKENNQIRMYVRIKELMIDYIVILLYLILLLIANLAFYFLVLGGVPEFTVFQSQLIATFESVLPIVLIFSLLDYKKPYGTYGKRKARLKVQYKTPSFFRSLVRNGIKFLPWQLAHIGIIDGVYTEFTTWPSIVYTNAGTLLAMILLGMGLFRKDKRHLGDLLAGTQVVPLND; encoded by the coding sequence ATGAAAGAAAACAATCAGATACGAATGTACGTAAGAATCAAAGAACTAATGATTGATTATATTGTTATTTTACTCTATCTTATTCTCCTGCTCATCGCTAATTTGGCGTTTTATTTTCTTGTGTTAGGAGGAGTACCTGAATTCACAGTCTTTCAATCACAACTGATTGCAACGTTTGAATCAGTTCTTCCTATTGTGCTCATTTTCTCACTGCTCGATTACAAGAAGCCATATGGAACATATGGTAAGAGAAAAGCCAGATTGAAAGTGCAGTATAAAACACCTTCATTTTTTAGAAGCTTAGTTAGAAATGGGATTAAATTTTTGCCGTGGCAACTTGCTCACATCGGTATAATCGATGGTGTATACACTGAATTTACAACGTGGCCTTCGATTGTTTATACAAATGCTGGAACCCTGTTAGCTATGATTCTATTAGGTATGGGGCTTTTCAGAAAAGATAAACGCCATTTAGGAGATCTATTAGCAGGGACTCAAGTAGTTCCATTAAATGACTAA
- a CDS encoding (deoxy)nucleoside triphosphate pyrophosphohydrolase yields the protein MKKINVVGAVLVENGKILCAQRGEGKSLAYLWEFPGGKIEVGETPQEALIRELQEELMIEVEVQSEKFEETSYQYDFGVVNLTTFICLLKKGTPQLTEHIAVQWLKPAELNKVQWAPADIPAVKKLMEMNAIL from the coding sequence TTGAAGAAAATTAATGTTGTAGGCGCTGTTTTGGTAGAAAATGGTAAAATTTTGTGTGCGCAACGAGGAGAAGGCAAGTCGCTAGCATATTTATGGGAATTTCCAGGAGGAAAAATTGAAGTTGGGGAGACACCACAAGAAGCATTGATTCGTGAACTACAAGAAGAATTAATGATTGAAGTGGAAGTACAATCTGAAAAATTTGAAGAAACGAGTTACCAATATGATTTTGGTGTAGTGAATTTAACAACCTTCATTTGTCTGCTAAAAAAAGGAACGCCGCAGTTAACGGAACACATTGCAGTACAATGGCTAAAACCAGCAGAATTAAATAAAGTACAGTGGGCACCAGCAGATATACCAGCAGTTAAAAAGTTAATGGAAATGAACGCAATATTATGA
- a CDS encoding DUF3427 domain-containing protein: MTDILERSLKKAFMDQKIEGSLYDPQVIINDTKTKQYMLNVLQNELDTCEEFFFSVAFLTQAGLAALKTQLADLHIQGIKGKILTSIYLAFNQPAVFEDLLKIPNIEVRISKKEGFHSKGYLFKQKGYRSFIIGSSNLTMSALKINYEWNVRLTSYEHGQMFQDLQLHMEQEWQEAQLLTQEWISNYQKTYQPMTYTKKIKNIQEQSLTDEGIPYILPNKMQKSALNNLKELRETGAEKGLVISATGTGKTYLSAFDVLQAQPKRVLFVVHREQILNKAKSDYQKILGGKNEDYGILSGTKKEIQANYLFATIQTISKEPIMQQFAKDHFDYILIDEVHKAGAQSYHRILDYFHPKFLLGMTATPERTDGFNIFELFDYNIAYEIRLQEALEEEMLSPFHYFGVTDYEKNGELISEATDLKYLVEEERVTYLLEKLDYYGCSGNIPKGLVFCSRKQEAEALSLLFIKKGHPSSYLSGDHSLEEREKQIERLEKGEIEYIFTVDIFNEGIDIPKINQVVMLRNTESSIIFIQQLGRGLRKDSSKEYVTVIDFIGNYKNNYMIPMALSGDTSRDKNNLRKDTFDTNFISGVSSVNFEKIAKQQIFSSINRVAMDSMSELKKSFELLSNRLGRVPYLKDFQEQQTLEPVLIANKKASYYDFLVSIKQNEGVISETENRFLTIASRELLPGMRKQELILLQKMMSEPKKSLSLEEILRLFEQQTIPTDNETLNSVLNTLNLTFYTGAIASTYKGQSFIERIGNQVSLSPLFKEALNNDYFINLMEDILLTGQLKSVNYSSKEPLTRYQKYKRKDVLRLLNWDQQMVDQNVGGYTASKGEFVIFVTLKKGDNFSGAQMAYEDELLDYSTMKWFTKAPRTMKSPEVQKLMHPEEWTIRVFAKKSDNEGTEFYYLGEVIPVKDSIIELEKPIQDGGKKKVVEMFLKFLTPIDVSLYQYLEAGQE, from the coding sequence ATGACAGATATTTTAGAGCGTTCTTTAAAAAAAGCTTTTATGGATCAAAAAATTGAAGGTTCTTTATATGATCCTCAAGTTATTATCAATGATACGAAAACCAAGCAATACATGCTTAATGTGTTACAAAATGAATTGGACACATGTGAAGAATTCTTTTTTTCTGTGGCCTTCTTAACTCAAGCTGGTCTAGCAGCATTAAAAACACAATTAGCAGATTTACATATTCAAGGGATTAAAGGGAAAATTTTAACTTCTATTTATTTAGCTTTTAATCAGCCGGCTGTTTTTGAAGATTTATTGAAAATACCGAACATAGAAGTACGAATTTCGAAAAAAGAAGGGTTTCATTCTAAAGGTTATCTATTTAAGCAAAAAGGGTATCGTTCTTTTATCATTGGAAGTTCCAATTTAACCATGAGCGCTTTAAAGATTAATTATGAATGGAATGTTCGTCTGACTTCTTATGAGCATGGGCAAATGTTTCAAGACCTTCAGCTGCACATGGAACAAGAGTGGCAAGAAGCTCAGTTGCTAACTCAGGAATGGATTAGCAACTATCAAAAGACTTATCAACCAATGACTTATACTAAAAAAATAAAAAATATTCAAGAACAGTCATTGACTGATGAAGGAATACCCTACATTCTACCGAATAAAATGCAGAAATCGGCATTAAATAACCTAAAAGAATTAAGAGAAACGGGTGCCGAAAAAGGATTAGTTATTTCTGCTACTGGGACAGGGAAAACTTATTTATCGGCTTTTGATGTTTTACAAGCTCAACCAAAACGAGTTTTATTTGTAGTCCATCGAGAGCAAATATTAAATAAGGCAAAGAGTGATTATCAAAAAATTCTTGGTGGGAAGAATGAAGATTATGGTATTCTTTCAGGAACTAAAAAAGAAATACAGGCAAATTATCTTTTCGCAACAATCCAAACTATTTCAAAAGAACCTATCATGCAGCAGTTTGCTAAAGATCATTTTGATTATATCTTGATCGATGAAGTCCATAAAGCTGGAGCTCAATCTTATCATCGAATACTTGACTATTTTCATCCGAAATTTTTATTAGGAATGACAGCAACTCCAGAACGAACAGATGGATTCAATATTTTTGAATTATTTGATTACAATATTGCCTATGAAATCCGTCTTCAAGAAGCACTAGAAGAAGAGATGCTCAGTCCATTTCATTATTTTGGTGTTACCGACTATGAAAAAAATGGAGAACTGATTTCTGAAGCCACAGATTTAAAATACTTGGTTGAAGAAGAGCGGGTCACGTATTTGCTAGAAAAACTTGATTATTATGGTTGCTCTGGAAACATACCTAAAGGATTAGTTTTTTGTAGCCGCAAACAAGAAGCCGAAGCTTTATCTCTATTGTTCATCAAGAAAGGACATCCTAGTTCTTACTTGTCTGGGGATCATTCGCTTGAGGAACGAGAAAAACAAATTGAGCGGCTAGAAAAAGGCGAGATTGAATATATTTTTACGGTGGATATATTTAATGAAGGGATCGATATTCCAAAGATCAATCAAGTAGTGATGCTTCGAAATACAGAATCGAGTATCATTTTCATACAACAATTGGGACGTGGCTTAAGAAAAGACTCCTCAAAAGAATATGTTACAGTTATTGATTTTATTGGGAACTATAAAAATAATTATATGATTCCAATGGCTTTGTCTGGTGATACGTCTAGAGATAAAAATAATTTACGCAAAGATACGTTTGATACAAACTTTATTTCAGGAGTTTCTTCTGTAAACTTTGAAAAAATAGCAAAACAACAAATTTTTTCATCGATCAATAGAGTAGCTATGGATAGCATGAGTGAACTGAAAAAATCTTTTGAGCTGCTTTCTAATCGTCTTGGACGAGTACCTTATCTCAAAGACTTTCAAGAACAACAAACATTGGAACCTGTTTTGATAGCCAATAAGAAAGCGAGTTATTATGACTTTTTAGTAAGCATAAAACAGAATGAAGGGGTCATCTCTGAAACAGAAAACCGCTTTTTAACGATTGCTTCACGAGAGCTTTTACCCGGAATGCGGAAACAAGAACTAATTTTATTGCAAAAAATGATGAGCGAGCCTAAAAAAAGCCTGTCATTGGAAGAAATTTTGCGACTATTTGAGCAGCAGACAATTCCAACAGATAATGAAACGCTAAACTCTGTTTTAAATACCTTGAATTTGACCTTTTATACGGGTGCTATAGCTTCCACCTATAAAGGACAATCTTTTATTGAAAGAATAGGAAATCAAGTCAGTTTATCCCCATTATTTAAAGAAGCGCTAAACAATGACTATTTTATCAACTTAATGGAGGATATTCTCTTAACCGGACAATTGAAATCAGTCAATTATTCTTCTAAAGAACCATTGACACGTTATCAAAAATACAAAAGAAAAGACGTTTTACGTCTATTAAACTGGGACCAACAAATGGTAGATCAAAACGTTGGTGGATATACAGCGAGCAAAGGTGAGTTTGTTATTTTTGTAACGCTAAAAAAAGGTGATAATTTTTCTGGTGCGCAAATGGCTTACGAAGATGAATTACTAGATTATTCGACAATGAAGTGGTTCACAAAAGCTCCAAGAACGATGAAATCTCCTGAAGTGCAAAAATTAATGCACCCTGAAGAATGGACTATACGAGTATTCGCTAAGAAATCAGATAATGAAGGAACAGAATTTTATTATCTAGGTGAAGTAATACCTGTAAAAGATTCTATCATCGAGTTAGAAAAACCCATCCAAGATGGTGGGAAGAAAAAGGTAGTTGAAATGTTTTTGAAGTTTTTAACACCTATTGATGTGAGTCTATATCAGTATTTAGAAGCTGGGCAAGAATAA
- a CDS encoding mannose/fructose/sorbose PTS transporter subunit IIA, translating into MVGIILASHGEFAEGILQSGAMIFGEQENVKAITLMPSEGPEDVKAKMTDAISSFDDQDEVLFLVDLWGGTPFNQANSLYEEHKDKWAIVAGLNLPMVIEAYASRLSMESAQEIAAHIIDTAKEGIRIKPEELEPKGQASAALSEDGQPKKPLAPNTVVGDGQIKFALVRVDSRLLHGQVATAWTKSTLPNRIIVVSDAVAKDDLRKRLIEQATPPGVKANVIPVDKMIEISKDPRFGNTKALLLFEGPEDVLRAIEGGVDIKEVNVGSLAHSVGKVVVSNVLSMGQNDVAAFEKMKEKGIKFDVRKVPNDNRGNMDDILKKAKTELARAK; encoded by the coding sequence ATGGTAGGAATTATACTGGCAAGCCATGGCGAATTTGCTGAAGGTATCTTGCAATCCGGCGCAATGATTTTTGGAGAACAAGAAAACGTTAAAGCTATTACTTTAATGCCAAGCGAAGGCCCAGAAGATGTGAAAGCAAAAATGACAGATGCAATTTCTTCTTTTGATGATCAAGATGAAGTATTGTTCTTAGTAGATTTGTGGGGAGGTACTCCGTTCAATCAAGCGAACAGTTTGTATGAAGAACACAAAGACAAATGGGCGATCGTTGCTGGTTTGAATTTGCCAATGGTGATTGAAGCTTATGCATCACGTTTATCAATGGAATCAGCTCAAGAAATTGCTGCACATATCATAGATACGGCAAAAGAAGGTATTCGAATCAAACCTGAAGAGTTAGAGCCTAAAGGACAAGCATCTGCGGCACTTTCTGAAGATGGACAACCTAAAAAACCGCTTGCTCCAAATACAGTAGTTGGGGATGGGCAAATCAAATTTGCTTTAGTACGTGTGGACTCTCGTTTACTGCATGGACAGGTAGCAACAGCATGGACGAAATCGACACTGCCAAACCGCATTATCGTCGTTTCAGATGCAGTAGCTAAAGATGATCTTCGTAAGAGGTTGATCGAACAAGCGACACCACCTGGAGTTAAGGCGAATGTTATTCCAGTCGATAAGATGATTGAAATTTCTAAGGATCCTCGCTTCGGCAATACGAAAGCGTTATTATTATTTGAAGGTCCAGAAGATGTCTTAAGAGCGATTGAAGGCGGCGTAGATATTAAAGAAGTTAACGTTGGTTCATTAGCCCATTCAGTCGGAAAAGTAGTGGTTAGCAATGTGCTTTCTATGGGACAAAATGATGTAGCAGCTTTTGAAAAAATGAAAGAAAAAGGCATCAAATTTGATGTACGTAAAGTACCAAATGATAATCGCGGCAATATGGATGATATCCTTAAAAAGGCAAAAACTGAATTAGCACGCGCAAAATGA
- a CDS encoding PTS mannose/fructose/sorbose transporter subunit IIC codes for MSVISIILVILVAFLAGMEGILDEFQFHQPLVACTLIGLVTGNLTAGIVLGGTLQMIALGWANIGAAVAPDAALASVASAIILVLGGQGIAGVPSAIAIAVPLAVAGLFLTMVVRTLAVPIVHLMDKAAEEGNFRRIELLHLSAVAMQGVRIAIPAGALLFIPAQTVQSFLESMPAWLTDGMAIGGGMVVAVGYALVINMMATKEVWPFFIIGFVVAAISQLTLIALGALGVALALIYLNLSKMGGSSNGGGGSNSGDPLGDILNDY; via the coding sequence ATGTCTGTTATATCAATTATTTTAGTAATACTTGTTGCTTTTCTAGCTGGGATGGAAGGAATCTTAGATGAATTTCAATTCCATCAACCATTAGTGGCATGTACATTAATCGGCTTAGTAACCGGTAATTTGACAGCAGGTATCGTTCTTGGCGGTACACTTCAAATGATCGCGCTTGGTTGGGCAAATATCGGAGCAGCGGTAGCGCCAGATGCTGCATTAGCATCAGTTGCATCAGCAATTATTTTAGTATTAGGTGGACAAGGTATTGCCGGTGTTCCATCAGCAATCGCAATTGCGGTTCCACTTGCAGTAGCAGGACTTTTCTTAACAATGGTTGTTCGTACACTTGCTGTACCTATCGTACACTTGATGGATAAAGCAGCTGAAGAAGGTAATTTTAGAAGAATCGAACTATTGCATCTATCTGCAGTAGCTATGCAAGGGGTTCGTATTGCAATTCCTGCAGGAGCACTTTTATTCATCCCGGCACAAACCGTTCAATCATTCTTAGAATCAATGCCAGCATGGTTAACAGATGGTATGGCTATTGGTGGCGGAATGGTCGTTGCGGTTGGTTATGCATTAGTTATCAACATGATGGCAACAAAAGAAGTATGGCCATTCTTCATTATTGGTTTCGTAGTAGCTGCAATTTCTCAATTGACCCTTATCGCTCTTGGAGCTTTGGGTGTAGCTTTAGCCCTTATTTACTTGAACCTTTCTAAAATGGGAGGCTCTTCTAATGGTGGCGGAGGAAGCAACTCTGGCGACCCGCTTGGCGATATCTTGAACGATTATTAA
- a CDS encoding PTS system mannose/fructose/sorbose family transporter subunit IID — MAEKIQLTKKDRLAVAWRSTFIQGSWNYERMQNGGWAYSMIPAIKKLYTSKEDRAAALKRHLEFFNTHPYIASPILGVTLALEEERANGSPVDDVAIQGVKVGMMGPLAGVGDPVFWFTVRPMLGALGASLAMGGNILGPIIFFVAWNLIRWGFMWYTQEFGYKAGSKITDDLSGGLLQDITKGASILGMFVLAALVQRWVSISFLPVVSRVQLDEGAYIEWDKLPNGGEGIRQAFEQVNSGLALSPTKVTTLQNNLDELIPGLAALLLTLGCMWLLKKNVSPIVIILGLFVVGIGGHVIGLL; from the coding sequence ATGGCAGAAAAAATTCAATTAACAAAAAAAGATCGCTTAGCCGTTGCATGGCGTTCTACGTTTATCCAAGGTTCTTGGAACTATGAACGGATGCAAAATGGTGGTTGGGCTTACTCAATGATTCCAGCAATCAAAAAATTATACACATCAAAAGAAGATCGTGCAGCAGCATTAAAACGGCACTTGGAATTCTTTAATACTCACCCGTATATTGCTTCCCCAATTTTAGGAGTTACTTTAGCACTTGAAGAAGAACGTGCAAATGGTTCTCCAGTTGATGATGTAGCGATTCAAGGGGTTAAAGTTGGGATGATGGGTCCTTTAGCTGGTGTTGGTGACCCAGTCTTCTGGTTTACTGTACGTCCGATGTTAGGTGCTTTAGGAGCATCACTAGCAATGGGTGGAAATATCCTTGGACCAATTATTTTCTTCGTAGCTTGGAACTTGATTCGTTGGGGCTTTATGTGGTATACGCAAGAATTTGGTTATAAAGCCGGTTCTAAAATCACTGATGACCTTTCAGGAGGCTTGTTGCAAGATATCACAAAAGGTGCCTCCATTCTGGGAATGTTCGTACTGGCCGCGCTGGTACAGCGATGGGTATCGATCAGTTTCCTACCCGTTGTCTCCAGAGTTCAGTTAGACGAAGGAGCCTATATTGAATGGGATAAACTTCCTAATGGTGGTGAAGGTATTCGTCAAGCCTTTGAACAAGTAAACTCAGGATTGGCGCTTTCACCAACGAAAGTAACGACCTTACAAAATAACTTAGATGAATTAATTCCAGGTTTGGCTGCATTGCTTTTAACATTAGGGTGTATGTGGCTGCTTAAGAAAAATGTTAGCCCAATCGTTATTATCCTAGGCTTATTCGTAGTTGGAATAGGCGGACATGTAATCGGACTATTATAA
- a CDS encoding DUF956 family protein: MVESINTKVDLVIDATAFTGLTDYGKIMIGDKGFEFYHSRDKRKFIQIPWEEVEQVIASVMFKGKWIPRYAIETKKSGTFTFSSKKPKKVLRAIREYVEPDHMVQSLSFFDVLKRAFKSIGKKKPKTSKKK, from the coding sequence ATGGTTGAATCAATTAATACAAAGGTAGATTTGGTAATAGATGCCACCGCTTTTACGGGACTAACGGATTATGGGAAAATCATGATCGGTGATAAAGGCTTTGAATTTTATCATTCTCGTGATAAACGTAAATTTATTCAAATTCCGTGGGAGGAAGTAGAACAAGTCATTGCCTCTGTAATGTTTAAGGGGAAATGGATTCCGCGTTATGCAATTGAAACGAAGAAGTCAGGAACGTTTACCTTTTCTTCTAAGAAGCCGAAGAAAGTTCTTCGAGCTATACGGGAATATGTAGAGCCTGACCATATGGTACAATCTCTAAGTTTCTTTGATGTCCTGAAACGTGCCTTTAAGTCGATAGGGAAAAAGAAACCAAAAACGAGTAAAAAGAAGTAA
- a CDS encoding uracil-DNA glycosylase: MDKIKPKLILVGEAPGYRGSRLTGVPFTSEHLLMNNVKGLELFGKENGYKLPSEKDKLLKEATATIIWNTLLEQDIVSLGWNAFPFHPHKKDNGKSNRMPTKKELLMGEMFLIQMIEMFQIEKVVAVGNKAEESLHQLGIECLKVRHPAQGGKNAFVQGIKRIK, from the coding sequence ATGGATAAAATCAAACCTAAACTGATACTTGTTGGAGAAGCACCAGGGTATAGAGGTAGCCGACTTACCGGAGTTCCTTTTACCAGTGAACATTTGCTGATGAATAACGTGAAGGGGTTAGAACTATTTGGCAAGGAAAACGGTTATAAACTGCCTTCGGAAAAAGACAAGCTGTTAAAAGAAGCAACGGCTACCATTATATGGAATACACTTTTAGAACAGGATATTGTCTCATTAGGATGGAATGCTTTTCCTTTTCACCCTCATAAAAAAGACAACGGCAAAAGCAATCGGATGCCAACAAAGAAAGAACTTTTGATGGGAGAAATGTTTCTTATTCAAATGATTGAAATGTTTCAGATTGAAAAGGTTGTTGCGGTAGGCAATAAAGCGGAAGAAAGCCTTCATCAGCTGGGAATAGAGTGTCTGAAAGTAAGACATCCTGCTCAAGGCGGAAAAAATGCATTTGTTCAAGGAATAAAGCGAATCAAATAA